A genomic region of Nostoc sp. UHCC 0702 contains the following coding sequences:
- the rph gene encoding ribonuclease PH, whose translation MVWQRPDERQPYELRPVSFHTGFTRFAPGSVLTKCGDTQVLCTVSVAEGVPKFLTGTGKGWLTAEYRMLPSATQQRQERELLKLSGRTQEIQRLIGRSLRAAIDFEALGERTLTVDADVLQADAGTRTAAITGGFVALANGISQLLERGVLERSPLCGQIAAVSVGLLQEEPYLDLNYVEDVAATVDLNVVMNQHLGIIEIQGTGEEGSFSRTQLNQLLDFAQKGIQQLLIAQREAIANWEELFVG comes from the coding sequence ATGGTTTGGCAGCGTCCCGACGAGCGGCAACCCTACGAACTTCGTCCCGTAAGCTTTCACACAGGCTTTACTCGCTTTGCTCCTGGTTCTGTTCTAACAAAATGTGGTGATACTCAAGTACTTTGTACTGTCAGCGTTGCTGAGGGAGTACCTAAATTTTTAACAGGAACAGGCAAAGGCTGGTTGACTGCTGAGTACCGAATGCTACCTTCTGCTACTCAACAACGGCAAGAAAGAGAATTGCTGAAATTATCGGGACGTACACAAGAAATTCAGCGTTTAATTGGACGCAGTTTACGGGCGGCAATCGATTTCGAGGCTTTGGGAGAACGTACCCTGACTGTAGATGCCGATGTATTGCAAGCTGACGCTGGTACAAGAACCGCAGCAATTACAGGTGGGTTTGTAGCGTTGGCTAATGGGATTTCGCAATTGTTGGAACGAGGAGTACTAGAACGATCGCCCCTGTGTGGACAAATAGCAGCAGTTTCCGTAGGTTTATTACAGGAAGAGCCATATTTGGACTTGAACTATGTTGAAGATGTGGCTGCAACAGTAGATTTAAACGTAGTGATGAATCAGCACTTGGGAATCATTGAAATCCAAGGCACAGGGGAAGAAGGCAGCTTTAGCCGTACTCAGTTAAATCAGCTACTAGATTTTGCACAAAAAGGTATTCAGCAATTGTTAATTGCCCAGCGAGAAGCGATCGCTAATTGGGAAGAATTGTTTGTGGGTTAG
- the pgl gene encoding 6-phosphogluconolactonase, translating to MNKTVEVLPDQSALVARSLELILSKLETAIEQQGRFTIALAGGSTPKPLYEAIATQKLPWDKIHVFWGDERYVPPDHPDSNERMTRQAWLNRVDIPAANIHAVPTLSGDPAASAAEYEQHIQQFFDSAPGEFPSLDVVLLGMGDDAHTASLFPHTEALKVRDRLITVGNKDGNPRITFTYPFINSARSVIFLVAGANKRAALAQVFAPVADDSTYPSRLIQAQEELWWLLDAAAGSELQHEVSHRK from the coding sequence ATGAATAAAACGGTTGAAGTTCTACCGGATCAGTCAGCGCTGGTTGCGCGATCGCTGGAGTTGATCCTGTCCAAGTTGGAAACTGCGATTGAGCAGCAGGGGCGATTTACCATCGCTTTAGCTGGTGGCAGCACACCTAAGCCGTTGTACGAAGCGATCGCTACTCAAAAACTGCCTTGGGATAAAATTCATGTATTCTGGGGTGATGAACGTTATGTACCACCAGATCATCCCGATAGCAATGAACGGATGACGCGTCAGGCGTGGCTAAATCGTGTTGATATCCCAGCAGCTAATATTCATGCTGTACCGACTTTGTCAGGCGACCCAGCGGCATCAGCTGCGGAATACGAACAGCATATCCAACAATTTTTTGATTCCGCGCCTGGAGAATTTCCTTCTTTAGATGTAGTATTGCTAGGAATGGGTGATGATGCACATACCGCATCTTTGTTTCCCCACACTGAAGCCTTGAAAGTGCGCGATCGGCTGATTACTGTGGGTAATAAAGACGGAAACCCCCGCATAACCTTCACTTACCCATTCATCAACTCTGCTCGCAGCGTCATTTTTTTAGTTGCTGGTGCTAACAAACGGGCAGCTTTGGCTCAAGTCTTCGCACCCGTAGCAGATGACTCTACTTACCCATCTCGCTTAATTCAAGCTCAAGAAGAACTTTGGTGGCTATTGGATGCGGCGGCAGGTTCGGAACTCCAACATGAAGTTTCTCATCGGAAGTAA
- a CDS encoding nucleoside monophosphate kinase, whose protein sequence is MRLVILGGSGSGKSTQAQRLCRYFDIPQISTGEILREAMSDDKPLGSVYAKLSTLGRHAQPYLIKGELVPDEMIIDLIRLRLKNTDVTCSWILEGYPRTAFQAEELDFLLEELGQKLDWAIYLQVPEAVMVSRSLGRSLPDDQPEIVHRRVEIFYDRTIPILEYYDRRRRLLTINGDQKPEMVEQKILNLLSVP, encoded by the coding sequence GTGAGATTGGTGATTCTGGGAGGTTCAGGATCGGGGAAAAGTACTCAAGCACAGAGGCTTTGCAGATACTTTGATATTCCTCAGATTTCCACAGGTGAGATTTTGCGGGAGGCGATGTCTGACGACAAGCCGCTTGGCAGCGTCTACGCTAAACTTAGCACTTTAGGTCGCCACGCACAGCCATACTTGATCAAAGGGGAGTTAGTCCCAGATGAAATGATAATTGATTTGATTCGGTTGCGGCTGAAAAATACTGATGTTACCTGTAGTTGGATATTGGAGGGTTATCCCCGTACTGCTTTCCAAGCGGAGGAATTGGATTTTTTGTTGGAGGAATTGGGGCAGAAGTTGGACTGGGCGATTTATTTACAAGTACCAGAAGCAGTGATGGTTAGTCGGTCTTTGGGGCGATCGCTTCCGGATGACCAACCCGAAATCGTGCATCGCCGGGTAGAAATTTTTTACGATCGCACTATTCCCATTTTAGAATATTACGACCGTCGCCGCCGTCTGTTGACTATTAACGGAGACCAGAAGCCTGAGATGGTGGAACAAAAGATTTTGAATTTGTTGTCTGTCCCGTGA
- a CDS encoding XisI protein, with protein sequence MAVEQYRQIIQQLILERAKRGSSQEEIETQAILDAERDHYLLLHTGWRGNRRTHGCSLHLDIKDGKIWIQHDGTEVGIATQLLELGVPKEDIVLAFHSPYMRQFTEFAIN encoded by the coding sequence ATGGCTGTAGAACAGTATCGTCAAATCATCCAACAGTTAATTCTAGAACGGGCAAAAAGAGGCTCATCGCAAGAGGAAATAGAAACACAAGCTATTCTAGATGCGGAACGTGACCACTACCTCTTATTACATACGGGATGGCGTGGGAACCGTCGGACACATGGGTGCAGCCTGCATCTCGATATCAAAGATGGCAAAATTTGGATTCAGCATGATGGAACCGAAGTTGGCATTGCTACGCAACTCCTCGAACTGGGAGTGCCAAAAGAAGATATTGTTTTGGCGTTTCACTCTCCTTATATGCGCCAATTTACAGAGTTTGCTATTAATTGA
- a CDS encoding XisH family protein, with protein sequence MAKDRFHDAVRIALEKEGWIITADPYELSVGDVDFEIDLAAEMLAAERAGEKIAVEIKSFIGRSSVSEFHTALGQFINYQFALEEFEPERKLYLAVPESIHNSFFQRRFVRSVIERTQISLLVYDEKQEVIIQWL encoded by the coding sequence ATGGCTAAAGACCGCTTTCACGATGCAGTTAGAATAGCTCTAGAGAAAGAAGGATGGATAATTACTGCCGATCCATACGAGTTGAGCGTTGGAGATGTAGACTTTGAAATAGATTTGGCAGCAGAGATGTTAGCTGCTGAACGAGCAGGTGAAAAAATTGCAGTTGAAATTAAGAGTTTTATTGGGCGATCTAGTGTATCAGAATTTCACACAGCCCTTGGACAATTTATCAATTATCAATTTGCCCTTGAAGAATTTGAACCGGAACGCAAGCTTTATCTTGCAGTTCCCGAGTCAATTCATAACTCATTTTTTCAGCGTCGTTTTGTACGGTCAGTGATTGAAAGAACTCAAATTAGTTTATTGGTTTACGATGAAAAACAAGAGGTGATTATCCAATGGCTGTAG
- a CDS encoding thioredoxin family protein, whose translation MALTTSTMLSLGTKAPDFHLPEVVSGKTTSLSTFADKKALLVMFICRHCPFVKHVQKELAQLGKDYFTSDLAIVAISANDAKNYPDDAPDSLKAFATEQGFTFTLCYDETQEVAKAYTAACTPDFFVFDQQRKLVYRGQLDDSRPSNGKPVTGADLRAAIDAVLAGKPVTDEQKPSVGCNIKWKPGNAPSYFG comes from the coding sequence ATGGCTTTAACTACTTCAACAATGTTGTCTTTAGGCACTAAAGCACCAGATTTTCATCTACCGGAAGTGGTATCTGGAAAGACAACTTCACTGTCCACCTTTGCAGATAAAAAAGCACTGTTGGTAATGTTTATTTGTCGCCATTGCCCGTTTGTAAAGCACGTGCAAAAAGAATTGGCACAGTTAGGAAAAGATTATTTCACAAGCGATTTGGCGATTGTTGCCATTAGCGCTAATGATGCCAAGAATTACCCAGATGATGCGCCAGATTCGTTAAAGGCATTTGCAACAGAACAAGGCTTTACTTTTACTTTGTGCTACGACGAAACTCAGGAGGTAGCAAAAGCTTACACAGCAGCTTGCACACCTGATTTTTTTGTATTTGATCAACAACGAAAACTCGTCTATCGCGGACAATTAGATGATAGCCGCCCTAGTAATGGCAAACCTGTAACAGGTGCAGATTTACGCGCTGCGATTGACGCAGTGTTGGCGGGTAAACCCGTGACAGATGAACAAAAGCCTAGTGTTGGTTGCAATATTAAATGGAAACCTGGGAACGCACCTAGTTATTTTGGTTGA
- the aroA gene encoding 3-phosphoshikimate 1-carboxyvinyltransferase, whose translation MSASVITVETQEDLSHKLIIQQPSGGLSLTGSIRVPGDKSISHRALMLGALAEGETEIEGLLLGEDPRSTASCFQALGAEISELNTELVRVKGIGLGNLLEPVDVLNAGNSGTTLRLMLGLLASHPGRFFTVTGDGSLRSRPMSRVVKPLQQMGAQIWGRQGNSLAPLAITGQALKPTHYHSPIASAQVKSCILLAGLLTEGKTTVTEPALSRDHSERMLRAFGADLTTDPETNSVTIIGPAQLYGQKVVVPGDISSAAFWLVAGAIVPGSNLLIENVGVNPSRTGILEALSLMGADVQLENQREVAGEPVADLRVRYSRLKSCTIAGDIIPRLIDEIPILAVAAVFAEGTTVIRDAEELRVKESDRIAVMAQQLNKMGAKVTELPDGMEITGGTPLVGTDVDSHTDHRIAMSLAIAALVASGITSIHRAEAAAISYPNFTATLQQVIR comes from the coding sequence ATGTCGGCTTCTGTTATAACCGTAGAAACTCAAGAAGACCTTTCTCATAAGTTGATTATCCAACAACCCTCTGGTGGACTATCGTTAACAGGTAGCATCCGAGTACCAGGAGATAAATCTATCTCCCACCGTGCTTTGATGTTGGGTGCTTTAGCTGAAGGTGAAACGGAAATCGAAGGTCTGCTTTTAGGAGAAGACCCCCGCAGCACTGCAAGCTGTTTTCAAGCTTTAGGTGCAGAAATTTCCGAGCTAAATACAGAATTAGTGCGGGTTAAAGGTATTGGTCTGGGAAATCTGCTTGAACCAGTTGATGTATTGAATGCTGGGAATTCTGGCACAACACTGCGGCTGATGTTAGGACTTTTAGCATCTCATCCTGGACGCTTTTTTACGGTGACAGGTGATGGTTCTTTGCGATCGCGTCCCATGTCCCGTGTTGTTAAACCTTTGCAACAAATGGGGGCGCAAATTTGGGGACGCCAAGGCAATTCCCTAGCACCACTGGCAATTACTGGACAAGCCCTCAAACCTACTCATTACCACTCGCCCATCGCCTCCGCTCAAGTGAAATCTTGTATATTACTTGCAGGTTTATTGACCGAAGGCAAAACCACCGTCACCGAACCCGCGCTTTCCCGCGACCACAGTGAACGCATGCTAAGGGCATTTGGTGCAGACCTGACCACAGACCCAGAAACTAATAGTGTAACGATTATTGGCCCTGCTCAACTTTACGGACAAAAAGTAGTTGTACCAGGAGATATCAGTTCAGCCGCCTTTTGGTTAGTAGCTGGGGCAATTGTACCGGGTTCTAATTTACTAATTGAAAATGTTGGTGTTAATCCCAGTCGCACGGGAATATTAGAAGCTTTATCTTTAATGGGGGCAGATGTGCAACTGGAAAATCAGCGAGAAGTTGCTGGTGAACCAGTCGCTGATTTACGAGTGCGTTACAGTCGTTTAAAAAGCTGCACCATTGCCGGGGATATTATACCGAGATTGATTGATGAAATTCCCATTTTGGCAGTAGCAGCAGTTTTTGCCGAAGGAACCACAGTGATTAGGGATGCAGAGGAATTAAGGGTTAAAGAAAGCGATCGCATTGCGGTAATGGCACAGCAACTCAATAAAATGGGAGCCAAAGTCACCGAATTACCCGATGGTATGGAAATTACTGGCGGTACACCCTTGGTAGGTACTGATGTAGATAGCCATACAGATCATCGCATTGCCATGAGTTTAGCGATCGCAGCTTTAGTCGCCTCTGGAATCACCTCAATTCACCGTGCAGAAGCAGCAGCCATTTCCTATCCCAACTTCACTGCTACTCTGCAACAAGTCATCCGCTAA
- the thyX gene encoding FAD-dependent thymidylate synthase, with amino-acid sequence MHRFRVEVIAKTPNPQQVIYAAMHQDYTESFVFDERDSWPSESESGEIIVKRLLAGERGHYGPLEHPQIVFNCGYFPHSVMQQARTHRVGVSFDVQSFRYTGNQFIDVVEGKKDIEEVFYLRPVGYYTDRQGKKYYYSPEQRTADLQWCLEAVKRYQADFEGGMSEEHARGKVPFDYRQHFVVSFNLRSFLHFCDLRNKKDAQLEIQKLCELMWPHFADWAPAIAQWYEKQRLGKARLAP; translated from the coding sequence ATGCATCGATTCCGAGTAGAGGTTATTGCCAAAACACCAAACCCCCAGCAGGTGATTTACGCCGCGATGCACCAAGACTATACCGAGTCTTTCGTGTTTGATGAGCGCGACTCTTGGCCCTCGGAGTCAGAAAGCGGTGAAATTATTGTTAAGCGCCTCCTAGCGGGAGAAAGAGGTCATTATGGGCCTCTAGAGCATCCCCAGATTGTTTTTAACTGTGGCTATTTTCCCCACAGTGTCATGCAGCAGGCTCGTACTCATCGTGTTGGCGTATCATTTGATGTACAATCTTTTAGGTATACAGGGAACCAATTTATTGATGTAGTAGAAGGTAAGAAAGACATTGAAGAGGTTTTCTACCTGCGTCCCGTTGGTTATTACACTGATAGACAAGGCAAAAAATATTACTATTCACCAGAGCAACGAACGGCAGATTTGCAGTGGTGTTTAGAAGCAGTGAAGCGCTATCAAGCTGATTTTGAAGGGGGAATGTCTGAAGAACATGCAAGAGGTAAAGTACCTTTTGATTATCGTCAGCATTTTGTAGTTAGTTTTAATTTAAGGTCTTTCTTGCACTTTTGCGACTTGAGAAATAAGAAAGATGCTCAACTGGAAATTCAAAAATTGTGTGAACTGATGTGGCCTCATTTTGCAGATTGGGCACCTGCGATCGCACAATGGTATGAAAAGCAGCGTTTAGGTAAGGCAAGGTTAGCACCTTAG
- a CDS encoding dCTP deaminase, whose translation MIKNDIWITEMAQKGMISPFEPSLIRRIQKDASVGVQPVISYGLSSYGYDIRLSSAEFRIFRHIPGTVVDPKNFNPQNLEPTPLHTDTNGSYFILPAHSYGLGVALERLEVPNNITVICIGKSTYARCFKGDTRVALVDGTAPTLEEMAERSTDGEKFWGYSIGQHGRIMVTLLENPRYIGRDSLLEVTLDNHQSIFCTPDHLFMTRDGRMIEAGNLRPQDSLMPLYRQIARGYEMVYQPLNGHLYPTHRLSDEWNLYYGIYEDIPNTHRHHVDFNRLNNNPWNIIRMDASAHIRLHNSENYNDGFDPDEHGESIREAIARLKQNAEWNAMFSQQQKEKAINFWHHPKYREVRQKVIEGRRNCSDATRQVHRDAMIEYYKNPVARALTGEISKQAWAKDDGTRRYQQSQLMKKLADASKTRHEITADVVRFALEQTGSIRGAARLLNCDRSVFRRFPEIIQTFRGLSPSKSVKNHKVISIKDVPGIHDVYCLTVPEAGNFALEAGVFVHNCGIIANLTPAEAAWRGHLTLEFSNSSSADCRIYANEGVVQLLFLEGEPCAISYEARQGKYQDQLEKVTLARI comes from the coding sequence GTGATTAAGAACGATATCTGGATTACCGAAATGGCTCAAAAAGGTATGATTTCACCCTTTGAGCCAAGTTTAATCCGAAGAATCCAAAAAGATGCTTCTGTAGGCGTTCAACCTGTAATTAGCTATGGACTGTCTTCCTATGGCTACGATATTAGGCTTTCATCGGCTGAGTTCCGCATTTTCCGCCATATTCCTGGAACTGTAGTTGACCCTAAAAACTTTAATCCTCAGAATTTAGAGCCAACGCCACTGCACACAGATACTAATGGTAGTTACTTTATCTTGCCTGCTCATTCCTATGGTTTGGGTGTGGCGCTAGAAAGGTTAGAGGTTCCAAATAATATTACAGTAATTTGCATAGGCAAAAGTACTTATGCAAGATGTTTCAAAGGCGATACTCGTGTAGCTTTGGTTGATGGTACAGCACCAACATTAGAAGAAATGGCTGAGCGCTCTACAGATGGTGAGAAATTCTGGGGCTATAGTATTGGTCAACACGGAAGAATAATGGTCACTTTATTAGAGAATCCAAGATATATTGGCCGAGATTCTCTATTAGAAGTGACTTTAGACAATCACCAATCTATATTTTGTACACCCGATCACCTTTTTATGACCAGAGATGGTCGAATGATCGAGGCTGGTAATCTTAGACCACAAGATTCTTTAATGCCTCTTTACCGTCAGATTGCTCGTGGTTACGAGATGGTATACCAACCGCTTAACGGTCATCTTTATCCCACTCACCGATTGAGTGATGAATGGAATTTGTACTACGGAATTTACGAGGATATTCCTAACACTCATCGCCATCATGTTGACTTTAATCGTTTGAATAACAATCCCTGGAATATTATCAGAATGGATGCATCAGCGCACATTCGACTGCATAATAGCGAAAATTATAATGATGGTTTTGATCCTGATGAACATGGGGAATCAATCCGAGAAGCTATTGCCAGACTAAAACAAAATGCTGAATGGAATGCAATGTTTTCTCAACAGCAAAAAGAAAAAGCTATAAATTTCTGGCATCATCCTAAATATCGGGAAGTACGCCAAAAAGTAATTGAAGGGAGAAGAAACTGCTCTGATGCAACTAGGCAAGTGCATCGTGATGCGATGATTGAGTATTACAAAAATCCCGTAGCTAGAGCCTTAACTGGAGAAATTAGCAAACAAGCATGGGCAAAAGATGATGGAACAAGACGTTATCAGCAATCCCAATTGATGAAAAAATTAGCAGATGCATCAAAGACTCGTCATGAAATTACTGCTGATGTGGTGCGTTTTGCCTTAGAGCAAACTGGTTCTATTCGTGGGGCTGCTCGATTACTCAATTGCGATCGCTCTGTGTTTAGGCGATTTCCAGAAATTATACAGACGTTTAGAGGTCTATCGCCAAGTAAGTCTGTTAAAAATCACAAAGTTATATCTATCAAAGATGTACCTGGTATTCACGATGTTTATTGTTTAACAGTACCGGAAGCAGGTAATTTTGCCTTAGAAGCAGGGGTTTTTGTTCATAATTGTGGGATTATTGCTAACCTAACACCTGCTGAAGCTGCATGGCGCGGTCATTTAACTCTAGAATTTTCTAATTCTTCGAGTGCAGACTGTCGCATCTATGCTAATGAAGGCGTGGTACAACTGCTATTTTTAGAAGGCGAACCATGTGCTATCAGTTACGAAGCGCGTCAGGGTAAATATCAGGATCAGTTAGAAAAAGTGACTTTAGCTCGCATATAG
- a CDS encoding PEP-CTERM sorting domain-containing protein yields MTKLSFTNKLLIAGAGATFVFAASPSQAVVINPTNFTGWQSVGNVSLSDQGASLSSTVGVSDTDIETFLGLDAGALDSINFEDATNGSAIKNTFTVESGDVLTFDWRFQTSDYLPYNDFSFYSIGSSVSKLADVQQVGDYGNTTSQTSYTFTTAGTYTVGFGVVNSRDTAVNSNLNVGVVPDGVVPEPITILGSLTAGAFGVVLRRKQKQQQQATSKV; encoded by the coding sequence ATGACTAAATTGAGTTTCACGAATAAGTTGCTGATTGCTGGTGCTGGAGCAACATTTGTTTTTGCTGCTAGCCCTTCTCAAGCAGTTGTTATCAACCCCACAAATTTTACTGGATGGCAGAGTGTTGGTAACGTTAGTCTTAGCGATCAAGGAGCTTCACTGTCTAGTACTGTAGGAGTGTCTGACACGGACATAGAGACATTCTTGGGATTAGATGCTGGGGCTTTGGATAGTATTAATTTTGAAGACGCGACCAATGGCTCTGCGATTAAAAACACTTTTACAGTCGAAAGCGGAGATGTTTTGACATTTGATTGGCGGTTTCAGACGAGTGATTACCTACCTTATAACGACTTTTCTTTCTACTCAATTGGGTCTTCAGTCTCTAAGCTGGCTGATGTGCAGCAAGTCGGTGATTATGGAAACACCACATCTCAAACTTCCTACACATTCACAACAGCCGGAACATACACTGTAGGATTTGGGGTTGTAAATTCGCGTGATACCGCTGTCAACTCAAATCTAAATGTTGGAGTTGTTCCTGATGGAGTTGTTCCTGAACCCATTACTATATTAGGTTCGTTAACAGCTGGCGCTTTTGGTGTAGTTTTACGCCGCAAGCAAAAGCAGCAACAACAAGCTACCTCTAAAGTTTAG
- a CDS encoding P-loop NTPase family protein, whose amino-acid sequence MVAQLETPSVNSVLSLPHPVEGLIQVFTSTHRNFFTTVMAQALRIAGQGTPVLIVQFLKGGIHQGQDRPIQLGQNLDWIRCDLPRCIDTPHLDDAENEALQKLWQHTQQVVCEGKYSLVVLDELSLAINFGLIAETEVLAFLAKRPPQVDIILTGPEMPKSLLDVADQITEIRRSHRP is encoded by the coding sequence ATGGTTGCCCAGTTAGAAACCCCAAGTGTAAATTCGGTGCTTAGCCTACCACACCCAGTTGAAGGGCTAATACAAGTTTTTACTAGTACGCATCGTAACTTTTTTACAACAGTTATGGCCCAAGCACTGAGAATCGCTGGTCAAGGTACGCCAGTATTAATAGTGCAATTTCTCAAAGGCGGCATTCACCAAGGACAAGACCGACCAATTCAGCTAGGACAAAATTTAGATTGGATTCGCTGTGACTTGCCTCGATGCATCGATACACCACACCTAGACGATGCAGAAAACGAAGCTTTACAAAAGTTGTGGCAGCATACACAACAGGTAGTGTGTGAGGGTAAGTATTCTCTGGTTGTCTTAGATGAGTTAAGTTTGGCGATTAACTTTGGTTTAATTGCCGAAACTGAAGTTTTAGCATTTCTAGCAAAACGCCCTCCCCAAGTTGATATCATTCTCACAGGGCCGGAGATGCCGAAATCTCTTTTAGACGTGGCAGATCAAATTACAGAAATTCGTCGCAGTCATCGCCCCTAA
- a CDS encoding FHA domain-containing protein — MIVCPNCNHPNPDGAVQCEACYTPLPATSNCPNCGATVQADAAFCGQCGFNLHSTAAPAAATAVATVAPEIPLEVPPLVTPDPLLALLQPDPLGMNSAPSPLPPTAVAITPEPVPQPAAPPPTVAAAPVVSEQEIPTPPPEPAPPPEPPQAVAPPEPPAPQAAPPPAPAVARTQLQQVTARLFHVQSDREIELPQTLSVIHIGKPNDRIPPDVDVSGFPNSEIVSRIHADIRVEGDAHYIEDVGSSNGTYINNLPLLPGNRHRLRPGDRISLGKGDLMTFLFQLA, encoded by the coding sequence ATGATCGTCTGCCCTAATTGCAATCACCCCAATCCCGACGGGGCTGTCCAGTGTGAAGCTTGTTATACGCCGTTACCAGCGACTAGTAACTGTCCCAATTGTGGGGCAACTGTGCAGGCAGATGCAGCTTTCTGCGGTCAATGTGGTTTTAATCTACACTCAACGGCTGCACCAGCTGCGGCTACTGCTGTGGCAACTGTCGCTCCTGAGATCCCACTGGAAGTACCGCCATTAGTGACCCCTGACCCACTTCTGGCACTTTTACAACCAGATCCTTTGGGAATGAATTCCGCTCCTTCACCGTTACCACCGACGGCGGTGGCTATAACTCCTGAACCAGTACCGCAACCCGCAGCACCCCCACCAACTGTAGCTGCTGCACCTGTGGTTTCTGAGCAGGAAATTCCTACTCCACCCCCCGAACCAGCGCCACCACCAGAACCGCCGCAAGCAGTAGCGCCTCCTGAACCACCAGCACCGCAAGCTGCTCCACCACCAGCCCCCGCAGTTGCTAGAACGCAATTGCAACAGGTAACAGCACGGTTATTCCACGTCCAAAGCGATCGCGAGATTGAATTACCACAAACTTTGTCTGTAATTCATATCGGTAAACCCAACGATCGCATTCCCCCGGATGTAGATGTTTCAGGTTTTCCTAATTCGGAAATTGTTTCACGGATACATGCAGATATTCGTGTAGAAGGAGATGCTCACTATATCGAAGATGTGGGCAGTTCCAATGGCACTTATATTAACAATTTGCCGCTATTACCGGGAAATCGGCACCGCTTGCGACCAGGCGATCGCATTAGCCTGGGTAAGGGAGACTTGATGACGTTTCTCTTTCAGTTAGCATAG
- a CDS encoding M50 family metallopeptidase codes for MSEPGKDFKPLLTREAPPEVERMGLTWLTVAAIATILLWQVPAGDYILYPFTILATWFHEMGHGLMALLLGGQFQKLEIFSSGSGVATYSISRSLGPIGPGLVAAAGPMGPPIAGAVLILASRSFKAASLSLKILGSFLLLSTLVWVRSWFGLVAIPLLGLIILGIALKAPRWVQGFAIQFLGVQACVSTYHQLNYLFSYSAGGLGLSDTAQMQRYLLLPYWFWGGLMAIASLVILVQSLRVAYRSS; via the coding sequence ATGAGCGAACCAGGAAAAGACTTTAAACCTTTACTTACAAGAGAAGCCCCGCCTGAAGTCGAACGCATGGGGCTAACTTGGTTGACGGTTGCAGCGATCGCTACTATTTTACTGTGGCAAGTTCCAGCCGGAGATTATATTTTATATCCGTTTACTATTCTGGCAACTTGGTTTCATGAAATGGGTCACGGCTTAATGGCATTGCTATTAGGAGGACAGTTTCAGAAATTAGAGATTTTTAGTAGTGGTTCCGGTGTAGCAACTTATAGCATTTCCAGGTCATTAGGGCCAATTGGGCCGGGTTTAGTCGCAGCCGCCGGGCCGATGGGGCCGCCAATTGCGGGTGCAGTTTTAATTCTGGCTTCCCGTAGTTTTAAAGCAGCTTCTTTAAGTTTGAAAATTTTAGGAAGTTTTTTACTGCTTTCAACCTTAGTTTGGGTACGTTCCTGGTTTGGATTGGTGGCTATTCCCCTGCTAGGCTTAATTATCCTTGGTATTGCTCTCAAAGCACCGCGATGGGTGCAGGGGTTTGCCATTCAATTTCTGGGTGTACAAGCTTGTGTGAGTACCTACCATCAACTAAATTATCTATTTAGCTACAGTGCTGGCGGCTTGGGACTGTCTGACACAGCGCAAATGCAGCGGTATTTATTATTACCTTACTGGTTTTGGGGTGGATTGATGGCGATCGCATCTCTGGTGATTTTAGTCCAAAGTCTCCGCGTCGCCTATCGGTCGTCATAA
- a CDS encoding high light inducible protein has protein sequence MRTNNAIVDDQGLMNNFAIEPKVYVDEQGNRTGFTPYAELLNGRLAMIGFISLIVLEVLTGQGVLGVLRSL, from the coding sequence ATGCGTACAAACAATGCCATCGTTGACGACCAAGGTTTGATGAATAATTTTGCGATCGAGCCAAAGGTTTATGTGGATGAGCAAGGTAACCGCACCGGCTTCACCCCCTATGCAGAACTGCTCAACGGTCGTTTGGCAATGATTGGTTTTATCTCATTGATAGTATTAGAAGTATTGACAGGACAAGGCGTTCTTGGTGTTTTGAGAAGCCTGTAA